GTACTTGATATAATTTCTAGCATTTTCAGGCAACCCTTCTAGGGTCTGAACACCTAAAGTACTCTCACTCCAACCTGGCATCTCTTTGTAAATAGGCTCAAGGTCTTCATAATGATCGCAATCAACAGGAGGACGGGTCAATTCACCATTCTTAGTTTTGTAACCCACACATACGTTAATAGTCTCTAAACCATCTAGCACATCAAGCTTGGTTAAACAGATACCCGATACACTGTTAATCTGAATCGCATGCCTTAATGCTACCGCATCAAACCAACCACAACGACGCGCGCGGCCAGTTGTTGCACCAAACTCATGACCCTTTTTAGCAAGGTGAGCACCTTGATCACAGAATAGTTCTGTTGGGAAAGGGCCAGAGCCAACGCGAGTGGTATAAGCTTTAGTGATACCTAGAATGTAATCGAGATATAAAGGACCAAAACCACTACCCGTAGCGGTTCCGCCAGCGGTGGTATTAGATGACGTGACAAAAGGGTACGTACCGTGGTCGATATCTAATAGCGACCCCTGAGCACCTTCAAATAAGATGTTTTCGCCTTTTTTGCGGTAATCATGCAGCTCGTCAACAACATCAATTGCTAGTGGCAGAATTTGTTCTGCCATTGCTAAGGTCTCGTCTAATGTCTTCTGGTAATCAACAGGCTCTACTTTGTAGTAGTTTTCCAAGACAAAGTTATGGTATTCCATAACTTCACGCAGCTTTTCAGCAAAACGCTCTTTGT
This genomic window from Alkalimarinus sediminis contains:
- a CDS encoding adenylosuccinate synthase; the encoded protein is MGKNVVILGTQWGDEGKGKIVDLLTEQVAAVARFQGGHNAGHTLVIDGEKTVLHLIPSGVLRDNVTCLIGNGVVLSPEALLKEMGELEEKGVPVRERLQISLACPLILPYHVALDLAREAARGNKKIGTTGRGIGPAYEDKVSRRGIRLGDLCNKERFAEKLREVMEYHNFVLENYYKVEPVDYQKTLDETLAMAEQILPLAIDVVDELHDYRKKGENILFEGAQGSLLDIDHGTYPFVTSSNTTAGGTATGSGFGPLYLDYILGITKAYTTRVGSGPFPTELFCDQGAHLAKKGHEFGATTGRARRCGWFDAVALRHAIQINSVSGICLTKLDVLDGLETINVCVGYKTKNGELTRPPVDCDHYEDLEPIYKEMPGWSESTLGVQTLEGLPENARNYIKYLEEQIEAPIDIISTGPDRNETIVLRSPFE